TCGCCGACGAGCCGACCACGGCGCTCGACGTGACGATCCAGGCCCAGATCCTGGCCCTGCTCAAGGAGCTGGTGCAGGACACCGGCACCGCGCTGGTCATGATCACCCACGACCTCGGCGTCGTGGCCGGCCTGTGCGACCGCGTCAACGTCCTCTACGGCGGCAAGATCGTCGAGCGCGGTGACCGGCACCCGCTGTTCGCCCACCCGCGCCACCCCTACACCGTCGGGCTGCTCGGGTCGATCCCCCGGCTCGACGGCGCACGCGGCGAGAAGCTGACGCCCATCCCCGGCTCGGTGTCGGACAACCTGCCCTGGGAGCACGCCTGCGCCTTCGCGCCGCGCTGCCCCAACGCGCTCGAGAAGTGCCGCGAGGTGCGGCCCGAGCTGCTCGACGACGGCGGCGGCCGCTGGCTGCGCTGCCACAACCCCGTGGAGAACCCCCTGGAGGCGACCCGATGACGGTCAGCGAGACGACGGCCACGACCGAGAAGGCAGGAGCCGACGACGTCCTCGTCGACGTCAAGGGCGTCAAGGTGCACTTCCCCATCAAGAAGGGGGTCATCTTCGACAAGGTCGTCGGCTTCGTCTACGCCGTCGACGGGGTGGACCTGCAGATCCGCCGCGGCGAGACCTACGGCCTGGTGGGCGAGTCGGGCTGCGGCAAGTCCACCCTGGGCCGGGCCATCCTCAACCTGGAGACCCCGACCGAGGGCTCGGTCGTCTTCGACGGCGAGGACATCGCCTCCCTCAGCGGTGAGGCGCTGCGCCACAAGCGCCAGGACATCCAGATGGTGTTCCAGGACCCCATGGGCAGCCTCGACCCGAGGCAGTCGGTCGAGTCGCTGCTGATCGAGGGGATGAAGGCCCACGGTCTCGCCAAGGACGAGAAGAGCGCCGCCAAGCGGCTGCGCGAGCTCCTCGCGGCGGTCGGCCTGCCCCCGGCGGCCCTGAAGAAGTACCCGCACGAGTTCTCCGGCGGTCAGCGCCAGCGCATCGGCATCGCCCGCGCCCTGTCGGTGAACCCGAAGCTCATCGTCGCCGACGAGCCGGTCAGCGCCCTCGACGTCTCCGTGCAGGCGCAGGTCATCAACCTCCTCCAGGACCTCCAGGACGAGTTCGGCCTGACCTACCTCGTCGTCGCCCACGACCTCGCCGTCGTCCGCCACATCAGCGACCGCATCGGCGTGATGTACCTCGGTGCGCTGGTCGAGGAGGCCGCGGCCGACGACCTCTACGCGCAGCCGCTGCACCCGTACACCCGGGCCCTGATGTCGGCGGTCCCGGTGCCCGACCCGCTGGTGGAGGACCGCCGCGAGCGCATCCTGCTCAAGGGCGACCTGCCCTCCCCCGCCAACCCGCCCCGGGGCTGCCGGTTCCACACCCGCTGCCCGTGGCGGCAGGAGACCCGGTGCGACACCGAGCGCCCCCAGCTGCGGGTCGTGCAGGTCGACGGCGTCCCGTCGTCGCACCGCGTCGCGTGCCACTGGGCCGAGCAGATCGAGTCCGGCGAGATCCAGCCGCACGAGGTGGCGACCCTGCTGACCGAGCAGACCGACACCGGCGCCGGCGGCGACGAGTTCGTGGGGCCAGCCTCGGTCACCGAGGCGATGTAGCGCTGGCCCACCACCGCCGCGCCAGCGCGTTCCAGCCCGGCCGGAAGGCGTAGACGCCGGCCAGCCGCAGCCGGGCCACCTGCTGGTAGGCGGGGACGCGGCGCAGCGTGTCGGCGTCGGGGGCGGCGCCCGCCAGGAACGCCGCCCCCGCCACCTGGGCCGCCCGCTCGCCGAGCAGGCCCTGGGCAACGCGCAGCTCGAGGTGCGCCAGGACGTTCCCGAGGTCCAGGGCGCGCTCACCCACGGCCAGGGTGTCGAGGTCCAGGACACCGACGCCGTCCCGGGCCAGCACCACCTGCTTGTCGTGCAGGTCCCGGTGCAGCACCCCCACCGGCCCCGGCGGACCGGCCAGCAGGAGCCGGTATGCCGCCGGGTCGGCTGCCGCGGGCAGCAGGCCCCAGGCGACCGCCGACTCCACCCACCCCTCTGTCGTGCGCACCTCGTCGCGGGCGTCGTGGACCGGCAGGTCCGTGGCGTCGTGCCGGTGCAGGTCGGCGACGGCGCGGCCGGCGGCCGTCCAGGCCTGGACGAGGTCGGCCAGGCCGGGCGCACTGCGTCCGACCTGCAGCAGGGTGGGGCCGGGGACCTCCTCCCACGTGACCACCCCCGCGGAGAGGTCGTGCGCCAGCACGCGGGGCACGAGAAACGCGCGCCGGGCCGCCAGGCGCGTCCGCTCGCTGGTCGCCACCAGCCGCGAGCTGGTGCCCGGCCGCACCACCTTCGCGTAGGCGCCGTCCGGGCGCTGCACCACCGCCCGGCGCTCCGGCCGGTGGCTGACGACCCGGGCTCCGCGACGCACCAGTCCGGGCAGGGCTCCGAGCCGGCCGTCCGCCCCGGACCAGTGCAGGACCACGGGCTGTGCCGGGTGCAGCTCCGCGCCCCTGCCCGCCGCCGTCACCACGGTCTCGGCGCGGGCCCGGTCCGGCAGCAGCTGCGCCGCCACGGTGTGTCCGCGGGCGTCGACGTACTCGAGGTGGAGGGAGCCGTCCGGGCGCGGCCAGGCACGACGAAGCCCCAGCGGCCCAGCGGCGGCCTCCAGCCGGGCCGCGGCCGCGAGGCTCCCCGTGTTCACCGCCGGCCCGCCTGCACCGCGGCCCCCTGCACGAGGGCCGCCACGCGCTCGGACCACTCCCCGTCCCCCTGACGCAGCCGGAACGGTTCACCCGCGCGCTGCAGCAGGGCCAGGGCGACCAACGGGCGCAGGCGGTCGGTGAGCCGCCCCGCGGGCCCCGCGGCATACGCGCGGATCATCGGCTGGAGGACGTCGACGGGGTCGGCGTCCGGGGGCCACCGGCCGGCCAGGACCTCGGCAGCGAACCACGAGGCGGCATCGGCTGCCGGCAGGTCCACGCGGACCCGGTCGAGGTCGAGCAGCGCCAGGCCGGGACCGCGCACCAGGACCTGGTCGACGGACAGGTCGCCGTGCACCAGCACGCCCGGCGGCCGGGGGTCGAGCAGGGCCCCGACGCGGGCCGCGACGGCGGTCGCGGTGGCACCGAGGTGCGGGGCGACCGCGGTGACGGAACGTACCGCGGCCCGCGCACTGGCCCGGTGGTCGGAGGAGGCGGCCCCGCGGAAGGGCTGGGCCCGGTGGGCCCGGGCGAGCAGCGCGCCCGCCTCGGCCAACAGCCAGGGCTCGGTCCCGTCCACCGGGTGCGCTCCCTGGAGGAAGTCGACCAGGGTGACCCGGCCACCGCGACGCGGGCGGTGCACCGCGGCCACCTCGACGCCCAGCTCCGCCCAGCACCGGGCCGCCGCTGCGGTGGGCGGCGTCGTTCCGGTGGGCTGCACCCGGGCGACGCGCACGGGCCCCCCGGCGCCGTCCAGGCGGGCGACGAGGCGGCGCGCCGGCTTGTACGTGAGCACGGTGGCCCGCACCGCGCCGGGCACCAGGTCCGCCGGTTCGGCGACCACCCTTCGGGCCGCCCGCAACGCCGGGTCGGCGGTGAGGGGGCCGAGGAGGAGCACGTCCTCGGCCAGGCACGGAGCGAAGTCCCCGGGTGCCTGCCGGCCCCGGAGCACCGGCTTGGCCAGCTTGTCGGCCGTGGTGGCCGTCCCCGCCACGGCGTACCCGTGGCGCACCCCGGAGGGCGTGGCCGCCTCCACGGCGGCCGTGAGGCTGACACCGGGCTTGTACCTCAGGTACGTCACACGGGCAGAGGTCACCGCGCCCCAGTCCGGGGCGGCCACGGCGGCGATCCGGCGCGCGGCGCGGTCCGGGTCCAGCAGG
This Knoellia sp. p5-6-4 DNA region includes the following protein-coding sequences:
- a CDS encoding oligopeptide/dipeptide ABC transporter ATP-binding protein; translated protein: MTVSETTATTEKAGADDVLVDVKGVKVHFPIKKGVIFDKVVGFVYAVDGVDLQIRRGETYGLVGESGCGKSTLGRAILNLETPTEGSVVFDGEDIASLSGEALRHKRQDIQMVFQDPMGSLDPRQSVESLLIEGMKAHGLAKDEKSAAKRLRELLAAVGLPPAALKKYPHEFSGGQRQRIGIARALSVNPKLIVADEPVSALDVSVQAQVINLLQDLQDEFGLTYLVVAHDLAVVRHISDRIGVMYLGALVEEAAADDLYAQPLHPYTRALMSAVPVPDPLVEDRRERILLKGDLPSPANPPRGCRFHTRCPWRQETRCDTERPQLRVVQVDGVPSSHRVACHWAEQIESGEIQPHEVATLLTEQTDTGAGGDEFVGPASVTEAM
- a CDS encoding phosphotransferase gives rise to the protein MNTGSLAAAARLEAAAGPLGLRRAWPRPDGSLHLEYVDARGHTVAAQLLPDRARAETVVTAAGRGAELHPAQPVVLHWSGADGRLGALPGLVRRGARVVSHRPERRAVVQRPDGAYAKVVRPGTSSRLVATSERTRLAARRAFLVPRVLAHDLSAGVVTWEEVPGPTLLQVGRSAPGLADLVQAWTAAGRAVADLHRHDATDLPVHDARDEVRTTEGWVESAVAWGLLPAAADPAAYRLLLAGPPGPVGVLHRDLHDKQVVLARDGVGVLDLDTLAVGERALDLGNVLAHLELRVAQGLLGERAAQVAGAAFLAGAAPDADTLRRVPAYQQVARLRLAGVYAFRPGWNALARRWWASATSPR
- a CDS encoding phosphotransferase; translation: MLSPDDAEVVARDPDVLAMADLLDPDRAARRIAAVAAPDWGAVTSARVTYLRYKPGVSLTAAVEAATPSGVRHGYAVAGTATTADKLAKPVLRGRQAPGDFAPCLAEDVLLLGPLTADPALRAARRVVAEPADLVPGAVRATVLTYKPARRLVARLDGAGGPVRVARVQPTGTTPPTAAAARCWAELGVEVAAVHRPRRGGRVTLVDFLQGAHPVDGTEPWLLAEAGALLARAHRAQPFRGAASSDHRASARAAVRSVTAVAPHLGATATAVAARVGALLDPRPPGVLVHGDLSVDQVLVRGPGLALLDLDRVRVDLPAADAASWFAAEVLAGRWPPDADPVDVLQPMIRAYAAGPAGRLTDRLRPLVALALLQRAGEPFRLRQGDGEWSERVAALVQGAAVQAGRR